One window of the Camelina sativa cultivar DH55 chromosome 1, Cs, whole genome shotgun sequence genome contains the following:
- the LOC104702495 gene encoding leucine-rich repeat extensin-like protein 4, giving the protein MMKKKKGTNFKLLCLLLFLGLIQTNGFGIGVGVGIGGGDGDDGVWIGAGGGNPNSNPGSAPKQQTTNAAYRALQSWKTAITEDPSGFLKTWVGEDVCSYRGVFCSGSFVTSIDLNKANLKGTIVKDLSLLSDLTILHLNSNRFSGQIPDSFRNLDSLQELDLSNNGFSGSFPQVTLYIPNLVYLDLRFNEFTGSIPESLFNKQLDAILLNNNQFTGEIPRNLGYSTASVINLANNRLSGEIPTSFGITGSKLKEVLFLNNQLTGCIPESVGLFSDIEVFDVSFNSLMGHVPDTISCLSEIEVLNLGHNKFSGDLPDLVCALRNLINLTVSFNFFSGFSSQCSSLSVGFDFTGNCIPGKGYQRSQPDCSAIPGGQLSCLRIPAQPLTCAGISVGLKVTKSP; this is encoded by the coding sequence atgatgaagaagaagaaaggcacCAACTTTAAGCTACTCTGTTTACTTCTGTTCCTCGGTTTGATCCAGACAAACGGATTCGGCATTGGAGTTGGAGTAGGAATCGGCGGCGGAGACGGTGACGACGGAGTTTGGATCGGTGCCGGCGGTGGAAACCCTAATTCCAATCCTGGCTCAGCTCCAAAGCAGCAGACAACAAATGCAGCTTACAGAGCTCTTCAATCTTGGAAAACCGCAATCACAGAGGATCCATCAGGTTTTCTAAAGACATGGGTCGGCGAAGATGTCTGCTCATACAGAGGCGTGTTCTGTTCTGGCTCCTTTGTTACCTCAATAGATCTAAACAAAGCGAATCTCAAAGGCACCATTGTCAAAGACCTCTCTTTGCTCTCGGACCTAACCATTCTCCATCTCAACAGCAACAGATTCTCAGGTCAAATCCCAGATTCTTTCAGGAATCTTGATTCACTTCAAGAACTCGATCTCAGCAACAACGGGTTCTCCGGTTCTTTCCCTCAAGTCACACTCTACATCCCAAACCTGGTTTACCTCGATCTCCGGTTCAACGAATTCACCGGCTCTATACCGGAGAGTCTCTTCAACAAACAACTAGACGCGATTCTCCTCAACAACAACCAGTTCACCGGAGAAATCCCCCGGAACCTCGGTTACTCCACAGCTTCGGTGATCAATCTCGCCAACAACAGATTATCCGGCGAAATACCGACGAGTTTCGGCATAACCGGTTCGAAATTGAAAGAGGTTCTGTTCTTGAATAACCAATTAACCGGTTGTATACCGGAATCAGTTGGTTTGTTCTCCGACATTGAAGTCTTCGACGTTAGTTTCAACTCCTTGATGGGTCATGTCCCTGATACGATCTCTTGCTTGTCGGAGATTGAGGTTTTGAATCTCGGCCACAACAAATTCTCCGGCGATCTTCCCGATTTGGTTTGCGCTTTGAGGAATCTGATAAACCTCACcgtttctttcaatttcttctctGGGTTTAGCTCCCAGTGCTCGAGTCTTAGCGTCGGGTTTGATTTCACCGGGAATTGTATTCCCGGTAAAGGTTATCAGCGGTCTCAGCCGGATTGCTCGGCAATTCCCGGCGGTCAGTTGAGTTGTCTTAGGATTCCGGCGCAGCCGTTAACTTGTGCTGGGATTAGCGTGGGCTTGAAGGTGACGAAGTCACCATGA
- the LOC104702483 gene encoding inositol oxygenase 2 — MTILVEHFVPDSRVEEKKLTEERNEELVLDGGFVVPQSKETDGFDAPDMNFLGHSFRDYENGLSDRQQGVEEFYRMQHIHQTYDFVKKMRKEYGKLDKMEMSIWECCELLNSVVDESDPDLDEPQIQHLLQTAEAIRRDYPNEDWLHLTALIHDLGKVLLLPEFGGLPQWAVVGDTFPVGCTFDSANIHHKYFKGNSDNNNPKYNTKNGVYNEGCGLDNVLMSWGHDDYMYLVAKENDTTLPHAGLFIIRYHSFYPLHKAGAYTHLMNDEDRDDLKWLHVFNKYDLYSKSKVQVDVEQVKPYYVSLINKYFPAKLKW; from the exons ATGACTATTCTGGTTGAACATTTCGTTCCTG ATTCGAGAGTCGAGGAAAAGAAACTGACAGAGGAGAGAAATGAGGAATTGGTGTTGGATGGAGGCTTTGTTGTTCCACAATCTAAGGAAACTGATGGATTTGATGCTCCTGATATGAATTTCCTGGGCCATTCTTTCAG ggATTATGAGAATGGTTTAAGCGATAGACAACAAGGTGTTGAGGAATTCTACAGGATGCAACACATTCACCAGACTTATGACTTT gtgaagaagatgagaaaagagTATGGGAAACTTGACAAGATGGAAATGAGTATATGGGAATGTTGTGAGTTATTGAACAGTGTTGTCGATGAAAGCGATCCCGATCTTGATGAGCCTCAAATCCAACACCTTCTCCAAACTGCTGAAGCCATTCGGAGGGACTATCCTAACGAAGATTGGCTCCATCTCACTGCCTTAATCCATG atcTTGGAAAGGTTCTTCTTCTGCCAGAATTCGGTGGTCTTCCGCAGTGGGCTGTCGTAG GCGATACATTTCCAGTTGGATGCACCTTTGACTCGGCCAATATTCAccacaag TATTTCAAAGGAAATAGTGATAACAACAACCCAAAGTACAACACAAAAAATGGAGTTTACAATGAAGGATGTGGATTGGACAATGTTCTCATGTCATGGGGTCATGACGACTACATGTATTTG GTGGCTAAGGAGAATGACACGACTCTCCCCCATGCTGGTCTTTTCATTATCCGATACCATTCCTTTTATC CATTGCACAAGGCGGGAGCCTACACACACTTGATGAACGATGAAGACAGAGATGATCTCAAGTGGCTCCATGTCTTcaa TAAATATGACTTATACAGTAAGAGCAAAGTTCAAGTAGATGTCGAACAAGTGAAGCCTTACTATGTTTCCCTCATcaacaag TATTTTCCGGCCAAACTAAAATGGTGA
- the LOC104702503 gene encoding profilin-4-like, whose protein sequence is MSWQAYVDEHLMCDVGDGQGHHLTAAAIIGHDGSVWAQSANFPQLKPEEITGIMKDFDEPGYLAPTGMFLAGLKYMVIQGEPNAVIRGKKGAGGITIKKTGQSMVFGLYEEPVTPGQCNMVVERLGDYLIEQGL, encoded by the exons ATGTCGTGGCAAGCATACGTTGATGAGCATTTAATGTGTGATGTAGGCGACGGACAAGGTCACCATCTTACCGCCGCCGCTATCATCGGCCATGACGGTAGCGTTTGGGCTCAGAGCGCTAATTTTCCTCAG TTGAAACCTGAAGAGATCACAGGCATTATGAAGGATTTCGATGAGCCTGGTTATCTCGCTCCCACAGGCATGTTCCTCGCAGGGCTAAAGTATATGGTCATCCAAGGTGAGCCTAATGCTGTCATCCGTGGCAAGAAG GGAGCTGGAGGGATCACGATCAAGAAAACTGGACAATCAATGGTATTTGGACTGTACGAAGAGCCAGTGACTCCAGGACAATGCAACATGGTTGTGGAGAGGTTGGGTGATTACTTGATCGAACAGGGTCTTTGA
- the LOC104702512 gene encoding profilin-1-like, whose protein sequence is MSWQSYVDDHLMCDVEGNQLTSAAILGQDGSVWAQSTKFPQLKPEEVAGILKDFEEPGTLAPTGLFLGGEKYMVIQGEPEAVIRGKKGPGGVTIKKTKQALVFGIYDEPMTGGQCNLVVERLGDYLMESDL, encoded by the exons atgtcgtGGCAATCATACGTCGATGATCACCTTATGTGCGATGTCGAAGGCAACCAGCTCACCTCCGCCGCTATTCTCGGTCAAGACGGCAGTGTCTGGGCTCAGAGCACCAAATTCCCTcag TTGAAGCCTGAAGAAGTCGCTGGAATCCTCAAGGACTTTGAGGAGCCCGGGACTCTTGCCCCAACCGGACTATTCCTTGGTGGCGAAAAATACATGGTTATTCAAGGTGAACCTGAAGCTGTGATCCGAGGGAAGAAG GGACCTGGAGGCGTGACTATCAAGAAGACGAAGCAAGCACTGGTCTTTGGCATCTACGATGAACCCATGACTGGAGGTCAATGCAACTTGGTTGTCGAAAGGCTCGGGGATTACCTTATGGAGTCTGATCTCTAA
- the LOC104702487 gene encoding AP-4 complex subunit sigma produces the protein MGIRFILMVNKQGQTRLAQYYEWLTLEERRALEGEIVRKCLARNDQQCSFVEHRNYKIVYRRYASLFFMVGVDDDENELAILEFIHLLVETMDKHFGNVCELDIMFHLEKAHFMLEEMVMNGCIVETSKANILSPIQLMDKAH, from the exons ATGGGAATAAGGTTCATACTGATGGTGAACAAGCAAGGCCAGACTCGTCTGGCTCAGTACTACGAATGGCTCACCCTCGAGGAGCGTCGAGCTCTCGAAGGCGAAATCGTCCGTAAATGCCTCGCTCGCAACGACCAGCag TGTTCTTTTGTCGAACATCGCAACTACAAGATAGTCTACAGACGTTAcgcatctctcttcttcatggTTGGGGTCGATGACGACGAA AACGAGCTGGCGATTCTAGAGTTCATACATCTTTTGGTCGAGACAATGGACAAGCATTTTGGAAACGTG tgtgagCTTGACATAATGTTCCATCTGGAGAAAGCTCATTTCATGCTGGAAGAAATGGTGATGAATGGTTGCATTGTGGAGACAAGCAAAGCCAACATACTTTCACCTATACAACTTATGGACAAAGCCCATTAA